In Helicobacter colisuis, one genomic interval encodes:
- a CDS encoding CDP-glycerol glycerophosphotransferase family protein, which produces MLNPLFFYSYLKGMLYYHYYKDYNKALKYYQKALKTKDNHAKCHFKVGMCYFKQQDWSNAKDFMESAVLLRSDMRNWQRQLSQVENHLEQIGSTNAKIWWKEVEDIKVKIAKKGGSFLLYKNLAAALEVMLRFQEAARSYQQALDFVEHKDHTHAELYYRMGFCYEREEEGISDIALAKEAYENAMLLDGKLDSKRFGVGVFHQQRGYWKEANSAYLEWYEQNGKAREDEDFLYKIAMSYDRLYDWDNAEKYYNKALEINYHRPYTHYRLGFVYERKKEYSKAAQSYQQAVNRSSEYKQFWHYRLGYCLKMMERFQEACEEFLEQQITYQKPYGVDDKKLKNKSFKQQAIYTHYLENTSILTKTILYESFHGRLMSCNPYAIFLYCIHHPQFKDFTHIWVIDSAQDIKPEFRKMRNLICIKKSSDAYLKYLARAEFLINNSTFPSYFIRREEQKYLNTWHGTPWKMLGKYIKTKFMEHNNTQRNFLQTTHIINPSNFVENVIIKDYDIEGIYGGKALITGYPRIDITLQKNQELKARFDIKEGEKVVLYAPTFRGIFGNAKFEAEAIGEYLKMLSMMPFKVLFRGHYETLKYIEGKNLDFRSANDRDIDTNELLSIVDILITDYSSIAFDFMVLDKPIIYFVYDYEEYKQERGLYFEIEELSENRCNNIGEVLELLSNEEFLSKKNRYEHLKEKFFPYEDGNATKRVVDFFFFDDYDEKFLYKPDKKKNLLFYAGIMMPNGIMSSIQNLVNSLNQEEYRICLAIDPGTIEMFPERMEQFEVIKDKVQVLPRVGAKNATLEEDWLDNHPVYKLKRSNKEQEGIYWHLYKRDFQRLYGESRFDVVINFEGYNRYWAKLFAYGAQCMKLIFLHNDMFGEFNKKYPYLAEIFNCYHYYDKVISVSKQTSEENKKNLALQYNISEAKFDFLENTIDYNGIIRKSNEQLDSEVENKYFKKDYKIFINMARLSVEKDQAKLIRAFKVINEEHPKTLLLILGDGPLKNELQSLIRELNLQKNVFLLGRMFNPFPYLKRADCFVMSSNHEGQPMTLLEALVLDKAIVATDIPGNVSVLKDKGGLIVENSEDGLIYGMKKYLNNEIQAQYFDAVKYNKNIMQKFNYLIG; this is translated from the coding sequence GTGTTAAATCCATTATTTTTTTATAGTTATTTAAAGGGTATGCTATATTATCATTACTATAAAGACTACAATAAAGCACTAAAATATTACCAAAAAGCCTTAAAGACAAAGGATAATCATGCCAAATGTCACTTTAAGGTTGGAATGTGTTATTTTAAACAACAAGATTGGAGTAACGCCAAAGATTTTATGGAGTCAGCTGTTTTGCTAAGATCAGACATGAGAAATTGGCAACGGCAATTGTCCCAAGTCGAGAATCACTTAGAACAAATTGGTAGCACAAATGCAAAAATTTGGTGGAAGGAAGTTGAAGATATTAAAGTAAAAATTGCAAAAAAAGGGGGTAGTTTCCTACTTTATAAGAACTTGGCTGCTGCACTTGAAGTAATGCTTAGATTTCAAGAAGCAGCAAGATCGTATCAACAGGCATTAGATTTTGTAGAGCATAAAGATCATACTCATGCAGAGCTTTATTATAGAATGGGCTTTTGTTATGAAAGGGAAGAAGAAGGCATAAGTGATATTGCTTTAGCCAAGGAAGCTTATGAGAATGCAATGTTGTTAGATGGTAAGCTAGATTCTAAGCGATTTGGCGTGGGGGTTTTTCATCAGCAAAGAGGCTATTGGAAAGAGGCAAATAGTGCTTATTTGGAATGGTATGAGCAAAATGGTAAAGCTAGAGAAGATGAGGATTTTCTCTATAAAATAGCCATGAGTTATGATCGTCTATATGATTGGGATAATGCCGAAAAATATTACAACAAAGCATTAGAAATAAATTATCATAGACCCTATACACATTATAGATTAGGGTTTGTTTATGAGAGAAAAAAAGAATATAGCAAAGCAGCTCAAAGTTATCAGCAAGCAGTTAATCGCAGCAGTGAATACAAACAATTTTGGCATTATAGATTGGGATATTGTTTAAAAATGATGGAAAGATTTCAAGAAGCTTGTGAAGAATTCTTGGAACAACAAATAACTTATCAAAAGCCTTATGGAGTTGATGATAAAAAGTTAAAAAATAAATCTTTTAAGCAACAAGCAATATATACACATTATCTTGAAAACACCTCCATATTAACTAAAACAATTTTATATGAATCTTTTCATGGGAGATTGATGAGTTGTAATCCTTATGCAATTTTTTTATATTGTATCCATCATCCCCAATTTAAAGATTTTACACACATTTGGGTTATTGATAGTGCACAAGATATTAAGCCTGAGTTTAGAAAGATGCGTAATTTAATTTGCATTAAAAAGAGTAGTGATGCTTATTTGAAATATCTTGCAAGAGCAGAGTTTTTGATTAATAATTCAACATTTCCATCTTATTTTATTAGAAGAGAGGAGCAAAAGTATCTTAATACTTGGCATGGAACTCCATGGAAAATGCTTGGCAAATATATTAAAACAAAGTTTATGGAGCACAATAATACTCAAAGAAACTTTTTACAAACAACGCATATTATTAACCCCAGCAACTTTGTGGAAAATGTAATCATAAAAGACTATGACATAGAGGGCATTTATGGTGGTAAGGCACTCATTACGGGGTATCCTAGGATAGATATTACGCTTCAAAAAAATCAAGAATTGAAAGCTCGTTTTGATATCAAGGAAGGAGAAAAAGTAGTGCTTTATGCTCCGACATTTAGAGGGATTTTTGGTAATGCAAAATTTGAAGCAGAAGCTATTGGGGAATATCTAAAAATGCTTTCTATGATGCCCTTTAAAGTTCTTTTTAGAGGGCATTATGAGACTCTAAAATACATAGAGGGAAAGAATTTAGATTTTCGTAGTGCAAATGATAGGGATATAGACACTAATGAGCTTCTAAGTATAGTGGATATTTTAATTACAGACTATTCCAGCATTGCTTTTGATTTTATGGTGCTAGATAAACCTATTATCTATTTTGTCTATGATTATGAAGAATACAAGCAAGAGAGGGGATTATACTTTGAAATTGAAGAATTGAGTGAAAATCGTTGCAATAACATTGGTGAGGTGTTAGAGCTTTTGTCTAATGAAGAATTTTTAAGTAAAAAGAATCGTTATGAGCATTTAAAAGAGAAGTTTTTCCCTTATGAAGATGGAAATGCTACTAAGCGTGTTGTGGATTTCTTTTTCTTTGATGATTATGATGAAAAGTTTTTGTATAAACCCGATAAAAAGAAGAATTTATTGTTTTATGCAGGAATAATGATGCCAAATGGCATTATGAGTTCTATTCAAAATTTGGTAAATAGTCTCAATCAAGAAGAATATCGTATTTGTTTAGCGATTGACCCTGGAACTATTGAGATGTTTCCTGAAAGAATGGAGCAGTTTGAAGTGATTAAGGATAAAGTTCAGGTTTTGCCTAGAGTAGGAGCTAAAAATGCTACTTTAGAAGAAGATTGGCTAGATAATCATCCTGTTTATAAGCTCAAAAGATCTAACAAGGAGCAAGAGGGGATTTATTGGCATCTTTATAAAAGGGATTTTCAAAGATTATATGGAGAGAGTCGTTTTGATGTGGTGATTAATTTTGAGGGGTATAATAGGTATTGGGCGAAACTATTTGCCTATGGAGCTCAATGTATGAAGCTAATCTTTTTACACAATGATATGTTTGGAGAATTTAATAAAAAATATCCATATTTAGCGGAGATTTTTAATTGTTATCATTATTATGACAAGGTTATTTCTGTGTCTAAGCAAACTAGCGAAGAAAACAAAAAGAATCTGGCATTGCAGTATAATATAAGCGAAGCAAAATTTGATTTTCTAGAAAATACAATCGATTATAATGGGATTATAAGAAAATCAAATGAGCAATTAGATAGCGAAGTTGAAAATAAATACTTTAAAAAGGATTATAAAATCTTTATAAATATGGCAAGACTTTCTGTGGAAAAAGATCAGGCTAAACTGATAAGAGCCTTTAAGGTTATTAATGAAGAACATCCTAAAACATTATTGTTGATTCTAGGTGATGGTCCATTGAAGAATGAGTTACAATCCTTGATTAGAGAATTAAATCTACAAAAAAATGTTTTTTTACTTGGAAGAATGTTTAATCCTTTCCCTTATTTAAAAAGAGCCGATTGTTTTGTTATGAGCTCAAATCATGAGGGGCAACCTATGACTTTGTTAGAAGCCTTGGTTTTAGATAAGGCTATAGTTGCTACAGATATACCTGGTAATGTAAGTGTTTTAAAAGATAAAGGTGGGTTGATTGTGGAAAATAGTGAAGATGGATTGATTTATGGCATGAAGAAGTATTTAAACAATGAGATACAAGCACAATATTTTGATGCTGTAAAATATAACAAAAATATTATGCAAAAGTTTAATTATTTGATTGGATGA
- a CDS encoding dTDP-4-dehydrorhamnose 3,5-epimerase family protein: MAIEFNIQESKILEGVYIITPNKFQDLRGEIWTAFTSEAIDKLLPNNLQFIHDKFIHSKHNVIRGIHGDHKTYKLATCVYGEIHQVVVDCRKDSPTYLKYEKFIINQENQQIILVPSGFGNAHYVSSDSAVYYYKCAYKGSYVDADDQFTFAWNDPRIGIDWPTNNPILSDRDIKATTNDCTKGF; encoded by the coding sequence ATGGCTATTGAATTTAATATACAAGAATCAAAAATTTTAGAAGGTGTTTATATTATTACTCCAAATAAGTTTCAAGATCTACGAGGTGAGATTTGGACAGCTTTTACAAGTGAAGCCATTGATAAGCTTTTACCAAATAATCTCCAATTTATACACGATAAATTCATTCATTCTAAGCACAATGTCATTAGAGGAATTCATGGGGATCATAAGACATATAAGTTAGCCACTTGTGTTTATGGTGAAATTCATCAGGTTGTGGTGGATTGTAGGAAAGATTCTCCAACATATTTAAAATATGAAAAATTTATAATCAATCAAGAAAATCAACAAATTATTTTAGTTCCATCTGGTTTTGGTAATGCTCATTATGTGAGTAGTGATAGTGCGGTGTATTATTACAAATGTGCATATAAGGGGAGCTATGTTGATGCAGATGATCAATTCACTTTTGCTTGGAATGATCCTCGAATCGGAATTGATTGGCCAACTAATAATCCTATATTATCAGATAGAGATATTAAAGCTACAACTAATGATTGCACAAAAGGATTTTAA